The following are from one region of the Deltaproteobacteria bacterium genome:
- a CDS encoding prenyltransferase: MRLPFLFLTPACVLLGVATAFWTSGRVSFPYVILAFAGGVSAHISVNSLNEYFDFKSGLDFKTKRTPFSGGSGTLPGNPGAAWRALVTGLTALVVTILIGIYFVILRGLLLLPLGLVGIMLVFFYTNWFTRNPLLCLIAPGLGFGPIMVMGTHFVLTASYSSPAGIASLIPFFLVSNLLLLNQFPDVEADRDAGRRHLPIAVGLRVSSLVYGAFLLLAYIVILFGVRIRMFPAFTMLGLLTIPAALIAFYGAFRYGENIKKLQPYMGLNVIVVILTPVLVAIGLFVG; encoded by the coding sequence ATGCGGTTACCCTTTCTGTTCTTAACCCCTGCATGCGTCCTACTTGGTGTGGCAACTGCCTTCTGGACGTCCGGCCGTGTGAGTTTTCCATATGTGATCCTGGCTTTTGCCGGAGGGGTTTCAGCACACATTAGCGTCAACTCGTTAAATGAATATTTTGACTTCAAAAGCGGTCTGGACTTCAAGACCAAGCGTACACCGTTTAGCGGCGGCAGTGGCACCCTGCCTGGAAATCCTGGCGCGGCGTGGCGTGCCTTGGTCACAGGATTGACAGCCCTTGTCGTCACTATCTTGATCGGTATCTATTTTGTGATTCTCAGAGGGCTGCTTCTTCTTCCCCTGGGCCTTGTTGGAATCATGTTGGTGTTTTTCTATACAAACTGGTTCACCCGCAACCCATTGTTATGTTTGATCGCCCCTGGATTAGGCTTTGGGCCTATTATGGTTATGGGTACTCATTTTGTGCTCACAGCGTCGTATTCTTCACCAGCGGGCATTGCTTCACTGATCCCTTTCTTCCTGGTAAGTAATTTGTTGCTGTTGAATCAGTTCCCGGATGTTGAAGCCGATAGAGATGCGGGAAGGAGACACCTTCCGATTGCTGTGGGTTTGCGGGTCAGCAGCCTTGTTTATGGCGCATTTCTCCTGCTTGCCTATATTGTAATCCTTTTCGGCGTTCGTATTAGAATGTTTCCCGCATTTACCATGCTCGGTTTGCTTACCATTCCGGCAGCCCTGATTGCCTTCTATGGCGCCTTTAGATATGGTGAAAATATCAAGAAGTTGCAGCCTTATATGGGCCTGAACGTCATAGTGGTTATCCTTACTCCTGTGCTGGTTGCAATCGGGTTGTTTGTCGGGTAA